A window of the Linepithema humile isolate Giens D197 chromosome 4, Lhum_UNIL_v1.0, whole genome shotgun sequence genome harbors these coding sequences:
- the LOC105673402 gene encoding uncharacterized protein yields MSLITKEHIWEYYINLTDFKAQCKYCEFKYNYINDTNFKRHIEKNHKKILEYEEERKLRKWPWMYFKYSDQLLSQCIICYANILSTSKSADLEDHLSSHSKEQRKNHILQNWKRKYWTQRNDFEVECNICHSKFSLSIENHLDFHIKKTHSDKLKNMQETHDLVDSSERVSSLETNVTFMPLDIATKKHIWEYYINLTDFKAQCKYCEIKYIYINDTKFKHHIRIFHKKILEFEEEKKLIKGPWMYFKYSDQLLSQCIICDADILSTSKSEDLENHLNSHSEEQRKNHIFQNWKRKYWTQRNDFAVECNICNNNISLDIVKNLNFHIRNRHSDKLKIMQETHDSVDSSERVSSLKTKVISMPLNIATKKHIWEYYIKLTDFRAQCKFCDSEYYYAKGRSFKRHIEKVHEKIWNHEEERKLKKWPWMYFKYSDQSFLQCIICNENYPSTSKSEDLEDHLNFHSKEQRKNHILQSWKQKYWTQRNDFEVECDICNNNISLQIRKHLDFHIRKTHSDKLKNMQETHDLVDSSERVSSLETNVTFMPLDIATKKHIWEYYIKLSDFEAQCKYCENKYNYIDNGNFIRHIAKLHEEIWKYEEGGKLRKRPWMYFKRSLEFAF; encoded by the exons ATGTCACTTATAACTAAAGAACATATatgggaatattatataaatctgacggattttaaagcacagtgcaagtattgtgaatttaaatataattatataaatgatacaaACTTTAAACGTCACATAGAAAAAAaccacaaaaaaattttggaatacgaagaagagagaaaactaagaaaatggccatggatgtatttcaagtattcagATCAACTATTatcacaatgtattatttgttatgCAAATATTCTGTCTACATCAAAATCTGCAGATTTAGAAGATCATTTGAGTTCGCATTCTAAAGAACAGCGGAAGAATCATATCCTTCAAAATTGGAAACGGAAATATTGGACACAACGAAATGATTTTGAggtggaatgtaatatttgtcactcCAAGTTTAGTCTTTCTATTGAAAACCATCtggattttcatataaaaaagacacattcggacaaattgaaaaatatgcaagaaacacatgacTTAGTTGATTCGTCAGAACGTGTTTCATCACTTGAAACGAACGTAACTTTTATGCCATTAGATATTGCaactaaaaaacatatatgggaatattatataaatctgacggattttaaagcacagtgcaagtattgtgaaattaaatatatttatataaatgatacaaAGTTTAAACATCACATAAGaatattccataaaaaaattttggaatttgaagaagagaaaaaactaataaaagggccatggatgtatttcaagtattcagATCAACTATTatcacaatgtattatttgcgATGCAGATATTCTGTCTACATCTAAATCTGAAGATTtagaaaatcatttaaattcGCATTCTGAAGAACAACGGAAGAATCATATCTTTCAAAATTGGAAACGGAAATATTGGACACAACGAAATGATTTTGCggtggagtgtaatatttgcaaCAACAACATATCTcttgatattgtaaaaaatctcaattttcatataagaaatagacattcggacaaattgaaaattatgcaagaaacacatgacTCTGTTGATTCGTCAGAACGTGTTTCATCACTTAAAACAAAAGTAATATCTATGCCACTAAATATTGCaactaaaaaacatatatgggaatattatataaagttgaCGGATTTTAGAGCACAATGCAAGTTTTGTGATagtgaatattattatgcaaaagGTAGAAGCTTTAAACGTCATATAGAAAAAGTCCATGAAAAAATTTGGAATcacgaagaagagagaaaactaaaaaaatggccatggatgtatttcaagtattcagaccaatcatttttacaatgtattatctgtaatgaaaattatccGTCTACATCTAAATCTGAAGATTTAGAAGATCACTTAAATTTTCATTCTAAAGAGCAACGGAAGAATCATATACTTCAAAGTTGGAAACAGAAATATTGGACTCAACGAAATGATTTTGAGGTGGAGTGTGATATTTGCAACAACAACATATCTCTTCAAATTCGTAAACATTTGGATTTTCATATAAGAAAGACACATTctgacaaattgaaaaatatgcaagaaacacatgacTTAGTTGATTCGTCAGAACGTGTTTCATCACTTGAAACGAACGTAACTTTTATGCCATTAGATATTGCaactaaaaaacatatatgggaatattatataaagctgTCAGATTTTGAAGCACAGTGCAAgtattgtgaaaataaatataattatatagataatggAAACTTTATACGTCATATAGCAAAACTCCATGaagaaatttggaaatacgaagaagggggaaaactaagaaaacggccatggatgtatttcaa GAGATCACTTGAATTTGCATTCTAA
- the LOC136999689 gene encoding uncharacterized protein: MYMAFGAVLFIYITKSISIPPFDSFESLVTNTKYNVITMKGSSGEIGFKVITDKSFIRAKRERRLIVESKIEDMHRKVCSSLQRKKYAIFQSEDEYKVTGHIACNLNRTGRPYWKMWVASGIARNFKYKRSVDLGILKLMEVGLLDALKNRYLEPRIKQNYDDNLPKPIEIYQVSLVIAVICCGMIIAIIVFIIEKIIFVYIKPKQL; this comes from the exons ATGTATATGGCATTTGGTGctgtattattcatttatataacaaaaagtaTCTCTATACCGCCATTCGATAGTTTCGAGTCTCTGGTGactaatactaaatataacgTTATCACTATGAAAGGTTCTAGTGGAGAAATCGGATTTAAG gtAATCACTGATAAATCATTTATAAGAGCAAAAAGAGAAAGACGCTTGATCGTAGAATCAAAAATTGAGGACATGCACAGAAAGGTATGTTCAtctttgcaaagaaaaaagtatgctATATTCCAAAGTGAAGATGAATATAAAGTGACAGGACATATTGCATGCAACTTAAATCGAACTGGAAGGCCTTATTGGAAAATGTGGGTAGCTTCTGGCATCGCGAGAaactttaaatacaaaaggAGTGTGGATCTtgg aatactCAAATTAATGGAAGTTGGACTTTTGGATGCATTGAAGAATCGTTATTTAGAACCgagaattaaacaaaattatgatGATAATTTACCGAAACCGATTGAAATATATCAAGTTTCTTTAGTAATTGCAGTGATATGCTGTGGAATGATAATTGCTATTATTGTCTTTATAATcgaaaaaatcatatttgtttatattaaacctaaacaattgtaa
- the LOC105673398 gene encoding glutamate receptor ionotropic, kainate glr-3-like, translated as MAARCVLTIAIFQFAIASCCAVNGIIWRKQKQEFVQLFSIPQFAALQEETLAKYRAEEKLDMKHEVVKAVYYEEKNMVMFYDNNTKVGGICGELWYLLADYLNFTFVPIKTTNRDFGQRTENGSYKGLVGMLARDEVQVILRSGFFKARMNVVDYTIPLWKSTFHIYVQPERLYDNKWVFTLFSPKTWYSIVFLFIIISCVGYFLQKIPTDSKRKKKDCTNFSLGDHFFHSFAMMCAQGYIPDAYHNKFKILSLSKSIFAWLVLLAFSSHLIYRMTNRETTLPFTDIETLFNSTKYVLLAFRGSFLFNYLHNKYGNNTTGQNQRIHFIDIAEEMHRKICDSMKNYALFEIEDRFMALNRYGCSLQSIGNYNQTWITFALKKDFRYKKTIDSTLIKFNEVGIMDALKDRWLNIRLENKEQNKFKTIDLHQVHLIFLILCCGILISFTILILENIKYYYDTKNVRRRRRR; from the exons ATGGCTGCACGATGCGTTTTAACGATCGCAATTTTTCAGTTCGCGATCGCGAGCTGTTGCGCTGTAAATGGAATAATTTGGCGCAAACAGAAGCAAGAATTCGTACAGTTGTTCAGTATCCCGCAATTCGCCGCTCTTCAAGAGGAAACCCTCGCCAAATATAGAGCTGAAGAGAAGCTCGATATGAAGCACGAAGTAGTGAAAGCTGTGTATTATGAG GAAAAGAATATGGTGATGTTTTACGACAATAATACGAAAGTCGGCGGTATTTGCGGCGAGCTGTGGTATCTTCTTGCGGATTATCTGAATTTTAC GTTTGTTCCGATAAAAACTACGAATCGAGATTTCGGTCAGAGAACAGAAAATGGCAGTTATAAAGGTCTAGTTGGCATGCTTGCACGTGACGAAGTACAAGTAATCCTGAGAAGCGGATTTTTTAAAGCTCGTATGAACGTCGTGGACTATACGATacctctttggaaaagcac GTTTCATATTTATGTTCAACCGGAACGGCTATATGATAATAAGTGGGTATTTACGCTGTTTTCCCCGAAAACGTGGTATTCTATAGTTTTCCTGTTCATCATTATAAGCTGCGTCggttattttttacaaaaaataccgACCGATTCTAAACGCAAGAAGAAAGACTGCACAAATTTCAGTCTAGGCGATCATTTTTTCCATTCTTTCGCTATGATGTGTGCGCAAG GCTATATACCTGACGCTTATCACAACAAATTCAAGATCTTGTCGCTATCAAAAAGCATATTTGCGTGGCTAGTATTGTTAGCCTTCAGCTCCCATCTCATATATCGCATGACGAATAGAGAAACGACGTTGCCGTTTACAGACATAGAAACACTTTTTAACAGTACTAAATATGTTCTATTAGCATTCCGTGGTTCTTTCCTCTTCAATTACCTTCAT aataaatatggaaataatacAACTGGCCAAAATCAGCGCATACATTTCATAGATATCGCAGAGGAAATGCATAGGAAAATCTGCGACAGCATGAAAAATTACGCGTTGTTTGAGATCGAGGATCGATTTATGGCATTAAACAGGTACGGCTGCTCGCTTCAGTCTATAGGCAATTACAATCAGACTTGGATAACGTTCGCACTTAAGAAGGACTTCCGCTACAAGAAAACCATTGACTCAAC ACTTATCAAATTCAACGAAGTCGGTATAATGGACGCTCTAAAGGATCGTTGGCTAAATATCAGGctagaaaataaagaacaaaacaAGTTCAAAACGATCGATTTGCATCAAGTGCACTTGATTTTTCTAATACTCTGTTGCGGAATACTCATCTCATTTACAATACTCATTCtagagaatataaaatattattatgatacgaAGAACGTTCGACGCAGACGTAGACGTTAA
- the Pus1 gene encoding pseudouridylate synthase 1 homolog: MLYRTKHCFLSNSTIRRVKIQLENNCCRAMSVIMDPIVEPDVNTLLGNKRPILDDNNENEAKVQKTETEVVQKIKRKNHAMLLGYLGKDYYGMQRNPGMKTIEEDLVTALLKANLISEEHFKDIRTINFQRAARTDKGVSAVRQIVSLKLPEKADKALINEFLPDVIRVFGIKRVTKGFNSKNQCDARTYRYIIPSFAFTSEDPSLLKVGEEVNEEERIQQLSTINGKPYTDYRLSPESLDRLNSILKLLEGTHNFHNFTSKVKPLDPRARRYIISFRCAETFVSNDMEFTVLEIKGQSFMLHQIRKMVAVVVAVARKIVPEERINEAFKTMDKLDIPIAPSLGLCLCHVHYDHYGKRYGTDGLHETLDWKECEEEIEKFQKKYILQYMVDTEISEQTTLKWIAGLPFYSFNNREELPIEEDEKQ, encoded by the exons ATGTTGTACAGGACAAAACATTGCTTTTTAAGCAACTCTACAATTCGTCGggtaaaaattcaattag AGAATAATTGCTGCAGAGCTATGTCGGTCATAATGGATCCTATAGTTGAGCCTGATGTAAATACATTACTTGGAAATAAGAGACCAATATTAGATGATAACAATGAAAATGAAGCTAAGGTACAAAAGACAGAAACAGAAgtagtacaaaaaattaaaaggaaaaatcatGCTATGTTACTGGGTTATCTTGGTAAAGATTATTATGGCATGCAAAGAAATCCTGGTATGAAAACTATTGAGGAAGATTTAGTCACTGCTTTGTTGAAGGCAAATTTGATATCTGAGGAACATTTTAAGGATATTCGTACAATCAATTTTCAAAGAGCTGCACGTACAGATAAAGGAGTATCAGCAGTTAGACAGATTGTCTCACTGAAGCTAC CGGAAAAGGCTGACAAGgcattaataaatgaatttttaccTGATGTAATCAGGGTATTTGGAATAAAGCGAGTAACAAAAGGTTTCAACAGCAAAAATCAATGCGATGCACGTACCTATAGATATATCATTCCGTCATTTGCATTTACATCGGAAGATCCAAGTTTGTTAAAAGTTGGAGAAGAAGTTAATGAAGAAGAGAGAATTCAACAGCTATCAACTATCAATGGAAAACCATAtactgattacagattatctcCGGAATCTTTAGATAGATTGAATTCTATCTTGAAGCTTCTAGAAGGAACtcacaattttcataattttacgtCAAAAGT AAAACCATTAGATCCACGTGCACGACGCTACATAATTAGTTTTCGTTGCGCGGAGACATTTGTTTCAAACGATATGGAATTCACGGTGTTGGAAATTAAAGGACAAAGCTTTATGCTGCATCAAATTCGGAAAATGGTCGCGGTTGTAGTCGCAGTTGCGAGGAAGATTGTACCCGAAGAAAGAATTAACGAAGCGTTCAAGACGATGGATAAATTAGATATACCAATTGCACCCAGCTTAGGATTATGTTTGTGTCAT GTACATTATGATCATTACGGTAAAAGATATGGAACAGATGGTCTTCATGAAACATTAGACTGGAAAGAATGcgaagaagaaatagaaaagtttcaaaagaaatacattttacaatatatggTGGACACTGAGATTTCGGAACAAAC aacaTTAAAGTGGATAGCAGGTCTTCCTTTTTATAGCTTTAACAACAGAGAGGAACTTCCTATTGAAGAGGACGAAAAACAATAA
- the mRpL45 gene encoding large ribosomal subunit protein mL45 has protein sequence MLLRYVTPVFTYGKCIQNNVPALFSAINYTDITQVRYINKHWNPKFKKERRQKVVKIKLPDFNENEDKDSTEMTTEEMRSKMKEHGYIPQKPWQERPAYISCTPAIFESYVAPEGDGKYSAITKEGAKQKFTFLEKKGKSLLAIRKIKTFDDLFKTSYFVEEALEIYQKAHEALAAKNRKKLLEYVTETAYPKITHNMMNKTIHWKFLESLEPARVVHARTTDVISKENIFAQLTVRFHTQQMLAIYDRFGRLIQGSEILRKDVLEYIVFERHMANEYGTWRIHGKIIPSWMTPTDIAESTYVLPKEKRDPEPTGPPPVEATLVEDTPKDVSKDATSTQLA, from the exons ATGCTATTAAGATATGTAACTCCAGTATTTACTTATGGGAAATGTATACAG AACAATGTACCAGCATTGTTTAGTGCTATTAATTATACTGACATTACACAAGTCAGATATATCAATAAGCACTGGAATCcaaaatttaagaaagaaagaagacaaaaagttgtaaaaataaaactaccGGACTTTAACGAAAATGAAGATAAAGATTCTACTGAAATGACCACGGAAGAAATGAGATCAAAGATGAAAGAACATGGTTATATTCCACAGAAACCTTGGCAGGAAAGGCCAGCATATATCAGCTGTACTCCTGCAATTTTTGAATCCTATGTTGCTCCTGAGGGAGATGGAAAATATTCTGCTATTACGAAAGAG GGTGCAAAGCAAAAGTTTacatttttggagaaaaaagGCAAATCTTTACTGgctattagaaaaattaaaacatttgatGACTTGTTTAAGACATCCTATTTTGTAGAAGAAGCCTTGGAAATTTATCAAAAGGCACATGAAGCTTTAGCTGC taaaaatcgGAAGAAATTACTAGAATATGTTACAGAAACAGCATATCCT aaaataacacATAATATGATGAATAAAACTATACACTGGAAATTCTTAGAATCTTTGGAACCAGCTCGCGTTGTACACGCAAGGACTACGGATGTGATatcgaaagaaaatatttttgcacagCTTACTGTTCGGTTCCATACACAACAG ATGTTAGCAATTTATGATAGGTTTGGTCGTTTAATACAGGGAAGCGAAATTCTAAGGAAAGACGTATTAGAATACATAGTGTTCGAAAGACATATGGCTAATGAATACGGCACTTGGCGAATTCATGGTAAAATTATACCATCATGGATGACTCCAACGGACATAGCAGAAAGTACATACGTATTGCCGAAAGAGAAACGTGATCCTGAACCTACGGGGCCGCCCCCAGTGGAAGCTACGTTAGTAGAAGATACACCAAAGGATGTATCAAAGGATGCGACAAGTACACAACTTGCGTAA
- the LOC136999681 gene encoding uncharacterized protein translates to MYFKYLNLLFSQCIICDAKFLSTSKSEDLEDHLNSHSEKQRWNHILRSSKGKYWTQRNNFVVECNICHTKLNLYIHHYLDIHIRKTHSDKLKNMQETHDPVDSSERVSSLETNITFMPLCIATKKHIWEYYTKLTDFKAQCKYCEVKHIYINDSSFKRHIRLFHKKILEFEEEKKLIKEPWMYFKYSDQLLLQCIICDADILSTSKSEDLEDHLSSHSEEQRKNHILQNWKRKYWTQRNDFEVECDICNNNISLQIHRHLDFHIRNRHSDKLKIMQETHEPVDSSERVSSLETNITFMPLDIATKKHIWEYYINLTDFKAQCKYCEIKYIYINDQNFKRHIRKFHIKILEFEEEKKLIKGPWMYFKYSDQLLSQCIICDADILSTSKSEDLEDHLNSHSEEQRKNHILQNWKRKYWTQRNDFVVECSICNNNISLDIIKNLDFHIRKTHLDKLKIMQETHDPVDSSERVSSLETNVTFMPLDIATKKHIWEYYIKLTNFEAQCKFCGNKYIYIDNGNFIRHIAKLHEKIWKYEEGGKLRKRPWMYFKRSLEFAF, encoded by the exons atgtatttcaagtatttaaacctattattttcacaatgtattatctgtgATGCAAAATTTCTGTCTACATCTAAATCTGAGGATTTAGAAGATCACTTGAATTCGCATTCTGAAAAACAACGGTGGAATCATATACTTCGAAGTTCGAAAGGGAAATATTGGACAcagcgaaataattttgtggtggaatgtaatatttgtcacaccaagttaaatctttatattcaCCATTATCTGGATATTCATATAAGAAAGACACATTctgacaaattgaaaaatatgcaagagACACATGACCCAGTTGATTCGTCAGAACGTGTTTCATCACTTGAAACGAACATAACTTTTATGCCACTATGTATTGCaactaaaaaacatatatggGAATATTATACAAAGTTGACGGATTTTAAAGCACAGTGCAAGTATTGTGAagttaaacatatttatataaatgattcaaGCTTTAAACGTCACATAAGActattccataaaaaaattttggaattcgaagaagagaaaaaactaataaaagagccatggatgtatttcaagtattcagATCAACTATtattacaatgtattatttgcgATGCAGATATTCTGTCTACATCTAAATCTGAAGATTTAGAAGATCACTTGAGTTCGCATTCTGAAGAACAACGGAAGAATCATATCCTTCAAAATTGGAAACGGAAATATTGGACACAACGAAATGATTTTGAGGTGGAGTGTGATATTTGCAACAACAACATATCTCTTCAAATTCATAGACATCTCGATTTTCATATAAGAAATAGACAttcggacaaattgaaaattatgcaagaaacacatgaGCCTGTTGATTCGTCAGAACGTGTTTCATCACTTGAAACGAACATAACTTTTATGCCACTAGATATTGCaactaaaaaacatatatgggaatattatataaatctgacggattttaaagcacagtgcaagtattgtgaaattaaatatatttatataaatgatcaAAACTTTAAACGTCACATAAGGAAAttccatataaaaattttggaattcgaagaagagaaaaaactaataaaagggccatggatgtatttcaagtattcagATCAACTATTatcacaatgtattatttgcgATGCAGATATTCTGTCTACATCTAAATCTGAAGATTTAGAAGATCATTTAAATTCGCATTCTGAAGAACAACGGAAGAATCATATCCTTCAAAATTGGAAACGGAAATATTGGACACAACGAAATGATTTTGTGGTGGAGTGTAGTATTTGCAACAACAACATATCtcttgatattataaaaaatctcgATTTTCATATAAGAAAGACACATttggacaaattgaaaattatgcaagaaacacatgacCCAGTTGATTCGTCAGAACGTGTTTCATCACTTGAAACGAACGTAACTTTTATGCCATTAGATATTGCaactaaaaaacatatatgggaatattatataaagcttACGAATTTTGAAGCACAGTGCAAGTTTTgtggaaataaatatatatatatagataatggAAACTTTATACGTCATATAGCAAAACTCCatgaaaaaatttggaaatacgaagaagggggaaaactaagaaaacggccatggatgtatttcaa GAGATCACTTGAATTTGCATTCTAA